From Erwinia sp. HDF1-3R, one genomic window encodes:
- a CDS encoding branched-chain amino acid ABC transporter substrate-binding protein yields MKIVKGSALLAGCIALAMSQAAVAKEIKVAIVGAMSGPVAQYGDMEFTGAKQAIADINAKGGVNGDKLVGVEYDDACDPKQAVAVANKVINDGIHYVIGHICSSSTQPASDIYEDEGVLMITPAATSAELTTRGYKMIMRTTGLDSDQGPTAAKYILSVVKPQRIAVIHDKQQYGEGLARSVQDSLKKSGGNVVMFEGVTAGDKDFSTLVARLKKENVDFVYFGGYYPEMGQILRQSRAAGLKTQFMGPEGVGNSSLSNIAGAASEGMLVTLPKRYDQEPANKPIVDALKAKKLDATGPFVWTTYAALQALTTGMTRSKSAEPADIAKNLKEGAPVPTVMGDLSWDAKGDLKGFEFGIFQWHADGSSTAVK; encoded by the coding sequence ATGAAAATCGTTAAAGGTAGCGCGCTGCTGGCAGGATGCATTGCGCTGGCAATGAGTCAGGCGGCGGTAGCGAAAGAGATTAAAGTGGCTATTGTCGGAGCCATGTCGGGTCCGGTTGCACAGTATGGCGATATGGAGTTCACCGGCGCGAAGCAGGCCATCGCGGACATTAATGCAAAAGGCGGCGTCAACGGCGACAAGCTGGTTGGCGTTGAATATGACGATGCCTGCGACCCCAAACAGGCCGTAGCCGTAGCAAACAAAGTGATCAACGACGGCATTCACTACGTGATCGGCCACATCTGCTCCTCTTCCACCCAGCCTGCGTCGGATATCTACGAAGATGAGGGTGTGCTAATGATCACGCCCGCGGCAACCAGCGCCGAGCTGACTACCCGCGGCTATAAAATGATTATGCGCACCACCGGGCTGGATTCCGATCAGGGGCCGACTGCGGCGAAATATATCCTCAGCGTGGTTAAACCGCAGCGGATCGCCGTAATCCACGACAAGCAGCAGTACGGTGAAGGCCTGGCGCGGTCCGTGCAGGATAGTCTGAAAAAATCCGGCGGCAACGTGGTGATGTTTGAAGGGGTCACCGCAGGAGATAAAGATTTCTCTACCCTGGTGGCCCGCCTGAAAAAAGAGAACGTCGATTTCGTCTATTTTGGTGGTTACTATCCGGAAATGGGACAGATCCTTCGTCAGTCTCGCGCAGCCGGTCTGAAAACGCAGTTTATGGGTCCTGAGGGCGTCGGCAACTCATCGCTGTCGAATATCGCGGGTGCGGCTTCCGAAGGGATGCTGGTGACGCTGCCGAAGCGCTACGATCAGGAGCCTGCCAATAAACCGATCGTTGATGCGCTTAAGGCGAAAAAACTCGACGCTACCGGCCCATTCGTCTGGACCACCTACGCTGCGCTACAGGCGCTGACTACCGGGATGACGCGCAGTAAGAGCGCAGAACCAGCGGACATTGCGAAAAACCTGAAGGAGGGTGCGCCCGTGCCCACGGTGATGGGCGACCTGAGCTGGGATGCGAAAGGGGACCTCAAAGGGTTCGAGTTTGGCATATTCCAGTGGCATGCTGACGGTTCCTCCACGGCGGTGAAATAA
- the panM gene encoding aspartate 1-decarboxylase autocleavage activator PanM, with product MKLTIIRLHHLSAQDRLDLGKIWPDTSLDALERGLDEQHQLYAATFNERLLAAVRLTIEGAQGELEALMVREVTRRRGVGSYLLADTLAQNPMVTRWWMATNDDSDPEVIAAFMHQAGFVPADGGWVCLRK from the coding sequence ATGAAACTTACCATTATCAGACTGCACCACTTATCTGCGCAGGACCGACTGGACCTGGGGAAAATATGGCCCGACACCTCGCTGGATGCGCTGGAGAGGGGGCTGGATGAGCAGCATCAGCTTTATGCCGCCACGTTCAATGAGCGCCTGCTTGCTGCGGTCAGGCTGACGATTGAAGGCGCGCAGGGCGAACTTGAAGCGTTGATGGTACGTGAAGTGACGCGTCGTCGCGGCGTGGGGAGTTATCTGCTGGCCGACACGCTGGCGCAGAATCCGATGGTGACGCGGTGGTGGATGGCAACGAATGACGATAGCGATCCCGAGGTTATTGCGGCCTTTATGCATCAGGCCGGATTTGTGCCTGCTGATGGCGGCTGGGTGTGCCTTCGTAAATAG
- the rpoH gene encoding RNA polymerase sigma factor RpoH yields the protein MTKEMQTLAIAPLGNLDSYIRAANAWPMLTAEEEKALAERLHYQGDLDAAKTLILSHLRFVVHVARNYSGYGLPQADLIQEGNIGLMKAVRRFNPEVGVRLVSFAVHWIKAEIHEYVLRNWRIVKVATTKAQRKLFFNLRKAKQRLGWFNQEEVEMVARELGVSSKDVLEMESRMAAQDMTFDPTPDDEGEGRSMAPMLYLQDKSSDFAGGIEEDNWDAHAADKLSDAMLGLDERSQDIIRARWLDDDNKTTLQELADKYGVSAERVRQLEKNAMKKLRVAIEA from the coding sequence ATGACCAAAGAAATGCAAACTTTAGCTATTGCTCCTTTAGGCAACCTGGATTCCTACATCCGGGCCGCCAATGCCTGGCCTATGCTGACGGCAGAAGAGGAAAAAGCGCTGGCTGAACGGCTGCATTACCAGGGCGATCTGGATGCGGCTAAGACGCTGATCCTGTCTCACCTGCGCTTTGTTGTTCATGTTGCCCGTAACTATTCGGGCTACGGCCTGCCGCAGGCTGACCTGATTCAGGAAGGCAATATTGGCCTGATGAAAGCCGTACGCCGCTTTAACCCGGAAGTGGGTGTGCGTCTGGTCTCCTTTGCCGTTCACTGGATCAAAGCTGAGATCCACGAATACGTGCTGCGTAACTGGCGTATCGTCAAGGTTGCGACCACTAAGGCACAGCGCAAGCTGTTCTTTAACCTGCGTAAGGCTAAGCAGCGTTTAGGCTGGTTCAACCAGGAAGAGGTTGAAATGGTGGCCCGTGAGTTGGGTGTTTCCAGCAAAGACGTACTGGAAATGGAGTCGCGTATGGCGGCTCAGGATATGACCTTTGACCCAACGCCTGATGACGAAGGTGAAGGCCGCTCAATGGCGCCGATGCTCTATCTGCAGGATAAGTCATCTGACTTTGCCGGTGGCATTGAAGAGGACAACTGGGATGCACACGCTGCTGATAAGCTGAGCGATGCCATGCTGGGCCTGGATGAGCGTAGTCAGGACATTATTCGTGCCCGCTGGCTGGACGACGATAATAAAACCACGCTGCAGGAGCTGGCCGATAAATACGGCGTTTCCGCCGAGCGCGTGCGTCAGCTTGAAAAGAACGCCATGAAAAAGCTGCGCGTGGCTATCGAAGCCTGA
- the ftsX gene encoding permease-like cell division protein FtsX, which produces MANKRNTRAPAPKTAKPKQPSKSQALKGGWQEQWRYALRGSLSDMWRQPLATLLTVMVIAISLTLPSVCFMVWKNVSQAAEQWYPAPQLTVYLSKTLDDDAAENVVAQLKKEDGVDKVNYLSREEAMGEFRNWSGFGGAMDMLEQNPLPAVAIITPKLNFQNSDTMNNLRDRVAKVQGIDEVKMDDSWFARLAALTGLVGQVAAMIGVLMIVAVFLVIGNSVRLSIFARRDTINVQKLIGATDGFILRPFLYGGALLGFTGALLSLVLSEVLVFRLESVVTQVAAVFGTTFNLHGLAWDESLLLLLISAMIGWIAAWLATVQHLRRFTPQ; this is translated from the coding sequence GTGGCCAATAAACGCAATACCCGCGCACCGGCGCCAAAAACCGCGAAGCCAAAGCAGCCCTCTAAAAGTCAGGCGTTAAAGGGAGGGTGGCAGGAGCAGTGGCGCTATGCGCTGCGCGGCTCGCTGTCGGACATGTGGCGTCAGCCGCTGGCCACGCTGCTCACGGTGATGGTGATCGCTATCTCACTCACCCTGCCGAGCGTCTGTTTTATGGTGTGGAAAAACGTTAGCCAGGCCGCTGAACAGTGGTATCCCGCGCCGCAGCTGACCGTCTATCTCAGCAAGACGCTGGATGATGACGCAGCGGAAAACGTGGTGGCTCAGCTGAAAAAAGAGGACGGCGTGGACAAGGTGAATTACCTGTCACGCGAAGAGGCGATGGGCGAGTTTCGTAACTGGTCCGGCTTTGGCGGCGCCATGGATATGCTGGAGCAAAACCCGCTACCCGCGGTGGCGATTATCACGCCTAAGCTGAATTTCCAGAACTCTGACACCATGAATAATCTGCGCGATCGCGTGGCGAAGGTGCAGGGTATCGACGAAGTGAAAATGGATGATAGCTGGTTCGCCCGGCTGGCGGCGCTGACCGGTCTGGTAGGGCAGGTTGCAGCGATGATCGGCGTGTTGATGATCGTGGCGGTATTTCTGGTCATCGGCAACAGCGTGCGGCTCAGCATTTTTGCCCGTCGCGACACCATCAACGTGCAGAAGCTTATCGGCGCGACCGACGGGTTTATCCTGCGGCCATTCCTGTACGGCGGTGCCCTGCTGGGCTTTACCGGGGCGCTGCTGTCGCTGGTGCTGTCGGAGGTGTTGGTATTCCGTCTGGAGTCCGTCGTAACGCAGGTTGCCGCCGTGTTTGGCACCACCTTCAACCTGCACGGCCTGGCCTGGGACGAGAGCCTGCTGCTGCTGCTGATTTCTGCCATGATTGGCTGGATCGCGGCCTGGCTCGCGACGGTACAACATTTACGTCGATTTACGCCGCAGTAA
- the ftsE gene encoding cell division ATP-binding protein FtsE, producing MIRFEEVSKAYLGGRQALQGVDFHLRPGEMAFLTGHSGAGKSTLLKLICGIERPSAGHIWFSGHDISRLKSSEVPFLRRQIGMIFQDHHLLMDRSVYDNVAIPLIIAGASGEDIRRRVSAALDKVGLLDKAKSYPIQLSGGEQQRVGIARAVVNKPAVLLADEPTGNLDDALSEDILRLFEEFNRVGVTVLMATHDQALIARRNYRLMRLNQGRLHGGQGGQ from the coding sequence ATGATTCGCTTTGAAGAGGTCAGTAAGGCTTATCTCGGCGGTCGGCAAGCGCTTCAGGGGGTAGATTTCCATCTGCGTCCGGGGGAAATGGCGTTTCTGACCGGGCATTCGGGAGCGGGAAAAAGTACGCTGCTGAAACTTATTTGCGGCATTGAACGTCCCAGCGCCGGGCATATCTGGTTCAGCGGGCACGACATCAGCCGCCTGAAAAGCAGCGAAGTCCCTTTCCTGCGCCGCCAGATTGGAATGATCTTTCAGGATCACCATCTGTTGATGGACCGCTCTGTCTATGACAACGTGGCGATCCCGCTGATTATTGCCGGGGCGAGCGGTGAAGATATCCGCCGTCGCGTATCGGCTGCGCTGGATAAAGTGGGCCTGCTGGACAAAGCGAAAAGTTATCCAATCCAGCTCTCCGGCGGTGAACAGCAGCGGGTGGGCATCGCCCGTGCGGTGGTGAACAAGCCCGCAGTTCTGCTGGCCGATGAGCCTACCGGAAATCTGGATGATGCGCTGTCGGAAGACATTCTGCGTCTGTTTGAAGAGTTTAACCGCGTTGGCGTCACGGTGCTGATGGCCACCCATGACCAGGCGCTGATCGCCCGGCGTAATTACCGCCTGATGAGACTCAATCAGGGACGTTTACACGGAGGTCAAGGTGGCCAATAA
- the ftsY gene encoding signal recognition particle-docking protein FtsY — protein MAKNKKRGFFSWLGLGREEKAPQEETKDASGDRLSPAEETSAHDGSPPREAEQRADETVAVTEEVAHQQVEHPESVQPSVLVEPREDATLIQDSPVAVENLPEERPEIQPEPEAVLLPEERAEIQPEQEPVLLPEKRAEIQPEPEAVLLPEERAEIQPEPEAVLLPEERVEIQPEPEAVLLPEERAEIQPEPIAPEDSIAAALAKVENIEHTEQERPSKEGFFARLKRSLVKTRQNLGSGFISLFRGKKIDDDLFEELEEQLLIADVGVETTRRIIGNLTAQANRKQLRDAEALYGLLKQEMAEILSKVEAPLDVGTKSPFVILMVGVNGVGKTTTIGKLARQYQAEGKSVMLAAGDTFRAAAVEQLQVWGERNHIPVIAQQTGADSASVIFDAIQAAKARHVDVLIADTAGRLQNKSHLMEELKKITRVMKKLDEQAPHEVMLTIDASTGQNAISQTRLFHEAVGLTGITLTKLDGTAKGGVIFSVADQFNIPIRYIGVGEGIEDLRSFKADDFIEALFARED, from the coding sequence ATGGCAAAAAATAAAAAACGTGGCTTTTTTTCCTGGCTGGGATTAGGACGCGAAGAAAAAGCGCCGCAGGAAGAGACGAAAGACGCGTCCGGCGACAGGCTTTCCCCGGCTGAAGAAACGTCCGCGCATGACGGTTCTCCCCCTCGTGAAGCAGAACAGCGTGCCGATGAGACGGTCGCGGTCACCGAGGAAGTTGCGCATCAGCAGGTGGAACATCCTGAATCCGTCCAGCCTTCGGTACTGGTCGAGCCGCGTGAGGATGCCACCCTGATTCAGGATAGCCCTGTGGCAGTAGAAAACCTGCCGGAAGAACGCCCTGAAATCCAGCCCGAGCCGGAAGCCGTGCTGCTGCCGGAAGAACGCGCTGAGATCCAGCCCGAGCAGGAGCCCGTACTGCTGCCGGAAAAACGCGCTGAAATCCAGCCCGAGCCGGAAGCCGTGCTGCTGCCGGAAGAACGCGCTGAAATCCAGCCCGAGCCGGAAGCCGTGCTGCTGCCGGAAGAGCGCGTTGAGATCCAGCCCGAGCCGGAAGCCGTGCTGCTGCCGGAAGAACGCGCTGAAATCCAGCCCGAGCCAATCGCGCCAGAAGACTCGATCGCTGCGGCACTGGCAAAGGTTGAAAACATCGAACACACCGAGCAGGAGCGCCCCAGCAAAGAGGGTTTTTTTGCGCGTCTGAAGCGTAGCCTGGTCAAAACGCGGCAGAACCTGGGATCGGGCTTTATCAGCCTGTTCCGGGGTAAAAAGATTGATGACGATCTGTTTGAAGAGCTGGAAGAGCAGTTGCTGATTGCCGATGTGGGCGTTGAAACGACCCGTCGGATTATCGGTAACCTCACGGCTCAGGCCAACCGCAAGCAGCTTCGCGATGCCGAAGCGCTTTATGGCCTGCTAAAGCAGGAGATGGCCGAAATTCTGTCGAAGGTTGAAGCACCGCTGGATGTCGGCACGAAGTCGCCGTTTGTCATCCTGATGGTTGGCGTGAATGGCGTGGGTAAAACCACCACTATCGGCAAGCTGGCGCGCCAGTATCAGGCTGAAGGAAAATCGGTCATGCTGGCTGCTGGCGACACCTTCAGGGCGGCAGCCGTTGAACAGCTCCAGGTGTGGGGCGAGCGTAATCATATTCCAGTGATTGCCCAGCAAACCGGTGCCGATTCTGCTTCAGTTATCTTTGACGCGATCCAGGCAGCAAAAGCCCGCCACGTTGACGTGCTGATTGCTGATACCGCAGGCCGCCTGCAAAATAAATCGCATCTGATGGAAGAGCTGAAAAAAATCACCCGCGTGATGAAGAAGCTCGATGAACAGGCGCCGCATGAGGTGATGCTGACCATTGATGCCAGCACCGGACAGAATGCTATCAGCCAGACCCGACTCTTCCACGAGGCGGTTGGGCTGACGGGTATTACGCTAACCAAGCTGGACGGCACCGCAAAGGGTGGCGTTATTTTCTCGGTAGCGGATCAGTTCAACATTCCCATTCGCTATATCGGCGTGGGTGAAGGCATTGAAGATTTGCGATCGTTTAAGGCAGACGATTTTATTGAGGCACTTTTTGCCCGAGAGGACTAA
- the rsmD gene encoding 16S rRNA (guanine(966)-N(2))-methyltransferase, producing MNKKNSSNSAGQIRIIGGQWRGRKLPVPDSAGLRPTTDRVRETLFNWLAPDIQAARCLDCFAGSGALGLEALSRHAASATLLELERPVAQQLEKNLVTLGAKTGRVIHTNTLQWLAKQGEPHDLVFIDPPFRKGLLEQTLTLLETQGWLADEALIYVESEVENGLPPVPASWQLHREKIAGQVAYRLYIRHTTAKEESDAD from the coding sequence ATGAATAAAAAGAACAGCAGCAACAGCGCCGGGCAGATCCGTATTATCGGCGGCCAGTGGCGTGGCAGGAAACTTCCCGTACCGGATAGCGCAGGCCTGCGCCCAACCACCGACCGCGTGCGTGAAACGCTGTTTAACTGGCTGGCACCCGATATTCAGGCCGCACGCTGCCTTGACTGCTTTGCCGGTAGCGGCGCGCTGGGCCTGGAGGCGCTTTCACGCCATGCGGCCTCTGCCACTCTGCTGGAGCTGGAGCGTCCGGTAGCGCAGCAGCTGGAGAAGAACCTGGTTACGCTGGGGGCAAAAACCGGCAGAGTCATTCACACCAATACGCTACAGTGGCTGGCAAAGCAGGGCGAGCCGCATGATCTGGTATTTATCGATCCGCCGTTTCGCAAGGGTCTGCTGGAGCAGACGCTAACGCTGCTGGAAACCCAGGGCTGGCTGGCCGATGAAGCCCTGATATACGTAGAGAGCGAAGTAGAAAACGGTCTGCCGCCGGTTCCCGCCAGCTGGCAGCTTCATCGGGAAAAGATCGCCGGCCAGGTTGCTTATCGCCTGTATATTCGCCATACCACTGCAAAGGAAGAGAGTGATGCTGATTAA
- a CDS encoding DUF1145 family protein, producing the protein MLINLGRILMTGVWAFLLLNLVHPFPTPLKYFVNVALIFMVLMHGLQLVLMRATQPKGGPALSGLVQVKIFFFGVFELLAWQKKQLPKK; encoded by the coding sequence ATGCTGATTAATCTGGGACGCATACTGATGACGGGCGTGTGGGCATTTCTGCTGCTTAACCTGGTACACCCGTTCCCCACGCCGCTGAAGTATTTTGTTAACGTCGCGCTGATTTTTATGGTGCTTATGCATGGCTTACAGCTGGTACTGATGCGGGCCACCCAGCCGAAAGGTGGGCCAGCGCTCAGCGGGCTGGTGCAGGTAAAAATCTTCTTTTTCGGCGTATTTGAACTGCTTGCATGGCAAAAAAAACAGCTACCGAAAAAGTAA
- a CDS encoding DUF2500 domain-containing protein has product MMKPPLIFIIILAVIAVMATRQFIRQRREVAVNDASPVRALPVMVKEKREVPVPNRRSRQRETIPVEAMRYEAWFRPLNGAGDFKLVLQAGDFHQIDRGVKGELKVKGTRFISFSPRYDAVR; this is encoded by the coding sequence ATCATGAAGCCTCCCCTCATTTTTATCATCATACTGGCGGTGATTGCCGTGATGGCCACGCGGCAGTTTATCCGGCAGCGGCGTGAGGTTGCGGTTAACGATGCTTCTCCCGTCAGGGCGTTGCCGGTAATGGTGAAGGAGAAGCGAGAAGTGCCCGTGCCAAACCGGCGTTCACGCCAGCGGGAAACGATTCCGGTGGAGGCGATGCGCTATGAAGCCTGGTTTCGACCGCTCAACGGCGCGGGTGATTTTAAACTCGTCCTGCAGGCGGGCGATTTTCATCAAATTGATCGGGGAGTGAAGGGCGAACTGAAGGTAAAAGGGACGCGCTTTATCTCTTTCTCACCCCGATATGATGCTGTGCGATAA
- a CDS encoding lysoplasmalogenase, translating into MIWSFLAVLFSGWLYVDASYRGPQWQRWVFKPVTLLLLLALAWQAPVLNTTDYLILFGLLATLIGDALTLLPNRRMLYAIGAFFLSHLLYTLCFASHMTLSFFWPIPLVVLIIGVALIASIWTRLEELRWPVCTFIGMTLLMVWLAAEQYFFRPGDESFSIMVGTSLLLLANIVWFISHYRRRFTSDSAIVAACYFAGHFMIVRSLYLS; encoded by the coding sequence ATGATTTGGTCGTTTCTGGCGGTTCTTTTTTCCGGCTGGCTGTACGTTGATGCTTCCTATCGGGGACCACAGTGGCAGCGTTGGGTATTCAAACCCGTTACCCTGCTATTGTTACTCGCACTGGCGTGGCAGGCACCGGTCCTTAATACCACCGACTATCTGATTCTTTTCGGGCTGCTCGCCACGCTGATTGGCGATGCGCTGACGCTACTGCCCAATCGCCGTATGCTGTATGCCATCGGGGCGTTTTTCCTGTCGCATCTGCTTTATACCCTCTGCTTTGCCAGTCATATGACCCTGAGCTTTTTCTGGCCGATCCCGCTGGTGGTACTGATTATTGGCGTGGCGCTTATCGCCAGCATCTGGACACGTCTGGAGGAGCTGCGCTGGCCAGTATGTACTTTTATTGGCATGACGTTATTGATGGTCTGGCTGGCCGCAGAACAGTACTTTTTCCGCCCCGGCGATGAGAGTTTCTCTATTATGGTGGGCACGTCGCTGCTGCTGCTGGCCAATATTGTCTGGTTTATCAGCCATTACCGCCGTCGGTTTACCTCTGACAGCGCCATCGTTGCCGCCTGCTATTTTGCGGGACACTTTATGATCGTACGCTCACTTTATCTCTCATAA
- a CDS encoding zinc/cadmium/mercury/lead-transporting ATPase encodes MHQHATPCACGKCLTRTTFSSHPRPPVAMGKITSVNTLSPDTPCSDCHSSAVPASDPDNDSDSEAQHEGYSWRISGMDCPACARKIETAVGQLSAVTEGRVLFATQKLIVKASEDVRVQVEDAVRYAGFSLTRSGTPMKHIEPAGFWRENRTLILFALLLLASWLIQSVSAQAGQVAFTLTTLFGLWPTGRRAFRLIKSGSPFAIETLMTIAASGALLIGATAEAATVLILYMLGERLEAFAAGRARRGVNALMALQPDTAVRLHGERRETVAVSSLNPGDIIEVAPGARLPADAKLLDAFASFDESALTGESMPVERQQGESISAGCLSIDRPIRLTVTSKPGESAIDRILHLIEQAEERRAPIARFLDRFSRIYTPAIMALALLVAILPPLLLAADWQPWIYKGLTLLLIGCPCALVISTPAAITSALAAATRRGALIKGGAALERLSAIRTIAFDKTGTLTAGKPVVTTLIALNEDDVNLLLAKAAAVETGSSHPLARAIVARAAELGLNVPLVSGQKTLTGSGVEAIVSGHKLLIISPARLPQDRLTEQQSAQVFQLESAGNTVVVMLEDNQPIGLIALRDTLREDAKAAVEELRAMNIHSIMLTGDNARAAAAIASELNIDYRAELLPADKVAVIAGLSQQPLAMVGDGINDAPAMKAATIGIAMGSGSDVALEAADAALTHNRLNGIAAMIRLSRATHANIRQNITIALGLKGIFLLTTLLGFTGLWLAVLADSGATALVTANALRLLRKN; translated from the coding sequence ATGCATCAGCACGCTACGCCCTGCGCCTGCGGGAAGTGCCTGACCAGGACAACATTCAGTTCTCATCCGCGGCCTCCGGTTGCGATGGGAAAAATCACGTCAGTTAATACTCTCTCGCCAGATACCCCTTGCAGCGACTGCCATAGCAGCGCTGTACCTGCCAGCGATCCGGACAATGACAGCGACAGTGAAGCACAGCATGAAGGCTACAGCTGGCGAATTTCGGGCATGGACTGCCCCGCCTGCGCACGGAAAATCGAAACGGCGGTGGGGCAGCTCAGCGCGGTCACCGAGGGACGGGTCCTTTTTGCCACGCAAAAGCTGATAGTAAAAGCGAGTGAGGATGTCCGTGTACAGGTTGAAGATGCCGTCCGCTATGCAGGTTTCAGCCTGACGCGCAGCGGTACACCGATGAAACATATTGAGCCTGCCGGGTTCTGGCGGGAAAACCGCACGCTAATTTTGTTCGCTCTGCTGCTGCTTGCCAGTTGGCTCATTCAGTCAGTGAGTGCTCAGGCCGGACAAGTTGCCTTCACCCTGACCACGCTGTTCGGGCTTTGGCCCACGGGCCGTCGGGCCTTTCGGCTGATAAAAAGCGGTTCGCCTTTCGCCATTGAAACCCTGATGACTATTGCTGCATCAGGCGCGCTGCTGATTGGTGCCACGGCGGAAGCCGCCACGGTGCTGATACTCTATATGCTGGGCGAACGGCTTGAGGCCTTCGCAGCCGGTCGCGCACGGCGCGGGGTAAATGCCCTGATGGCACTGCAACCGGATACGGCGGTACGCCTGCACGGCGAGCGCCGGGAGACCGTCGCGGTCAGTTCGCTAAATCCTGGAGATATTATCGAAGTAGCGCCGGGCGCGCGATTGCCGGCCGATGCAAAACTCCTTGATGCTTTCGCAAGCTTCGACGAGAGCGCCCTTACCGGTGAATCTATGCCTGTAGAGCGGCAGCAGGGGGAGTCGATTTCCGCAGGCTGCCTGAGCATCGATCGCCCGATCAGGCTTACGGTTACCTCAAAGCCCGGAGAAAGCGCCATTGACCGCATTCTCCATCTGATCGAGCAGGCTGAGGAGCGTCGGGCACCGATTGCCCGCTTCCTCGATCGCTTCAGCCGTATTTATACTCCAGCCATCATGGCGCTGGCGCTGCTGGTGGCAATCCTCCCCCCTTTATTATTGGCCGCCGACTGGCAGCCATGGATTTATAAAGGACTGACGCTGCTGCTGATTGGCTGTCCCTGCGCGCTGGTGATCTCAACCCCGGCGGCGATCACCTCAGCGCTGGCTGCGGCAACCCGACGTGGCGCGTTAATTAAAGGCGGCGCCGCGCTGGAGCGTCTCAGCGCTATTCGCACTATCGCCTTCGATAAAACCGGTACGCTGACAGCAGGTAAACCGGTGGTCACGACGCTTATCGCCCTTAATGAGGATGATGTAAACCTACTGCTGGCAAAAGCAGCAGCGGTTGAAACCGGTTCTTCTCATCCTCTTGCCAGGGCTATTGTCGCCAGAGCCGCTGAACTGGGATTAAATGTCCCGTTGGTATCCGGGCAGAAAACGCTTACCGGATCGGGCGTCGAGGCGATAGTAAGTGGGCACAAACTTCTGATAATCTCACCGGCCAGGCTGCCGCAAGACAGGCTGACAGAGCAACAGTCAGCACAGGTTTTCCAGCTTGAGTCGGCTGGGAATACGGTCGTAGTGATGCTTGAAGACAACCAGCCGATCGGGTTGATTGCCCTGCGCGATACCCTGCGGGAGGATGCTAAAGCCGCTGTGGAAGAGCTGCGCGCCATGAATATTCACAGCATTATGCTGACGGGGGATAACGCCCGCGCCGCGGCGGCCATCGCCAGCGAGCTCAATATTGACTATCGTGCGGAACTGCTGCCCGCCGATAAGGTTGCAGTCATCGCCGGGCTAAGCCAGCAGCCGCTGGCCATGGTCGGTGACGGCATCAACGATGCGCCAGCAATGAAGGCTGCAACCATAGGCATTGCGATGGGAAGCGGAAGCGATGTGGCGCTGGAAGCAGCAGATGCGGCACTGACCCATAACCGCCTTAATGGGATTGCGGCCATGATCCGCCTGTCGCGCGCCACTCATGCCAATATTCGGCAGAACATCACTATTGCGCTGGGGCTGAAGGGAATATTTCTCCTGACCACGCTGCTGGGGTTCACCGGGTTATGGCTGGCGGTACTCGCGGATTCAGGCGCTACAGCATTAGTGACGGCTAACGCACTGCGGCTTTTACGTAAAAATTAG
- the tusA gene encoding sulfurtransferase TusA has translation MSDRFANPDQTLNALGLRCPEPVMMVRKAVRHMQEGDTLLIIADDPATTRDIPGFCRFMEHTLLEQFTDELPFKYLLKKGL, from the coding sequence ATGAGCGATCGGTTCGCAAATCCTGACCAGACCCTGAATGCGCTGGGCCTTCGCTGCCCTGAGCCGGTAATGATGGTACGTAAAGCCGTGCGTCATATGCAGGAGGGTGACACCCTGCTGATAATTGCGGACGATCCTGCCACCACCCGTGATATCCCGGGCTTCTGCCGTTTTATGGAACATACACTGCTGGAGCAGTTTACCGACGAGCTGCCCTTTAAATATCTGCTTAAAAAGGGGCTATAA